A stretch of DNA from Zootoca vivipara chromosome 16, rZooViv1.1, whole genome shotgun sequence:
ttggattgggggggggggcttttatccatttctgcagtcacacaatctatcaatcagtagctgaactgggttccacacagtcacaaaaaagtcacaaaaacaaattaaccaaaaacaaaaccGCAGAACTAATagcaaaagcgccaaacttaatccgttccggaagtccatttgacttccgaaatgttcgaaaaccatagacgcagcttctgattggtgcgggcaccctggaaacaatagccgacagccgcatcggacgtccggcttccgaaaaacgtttgaaaaccggaacacgtacttccgggttttctgcgtttgggaaccaaggtgtttgagtaccaagacgtttgagagccaaggtaccactgtagtggactTTGAAGAGAGACCCAGAGCTCAGTTGGCAGAACCCTTTCTTATTGGGTAGCTCCAATGGGAGGCTGTTTTCAAGACTAATTCCTATGCGTCTGTGTGCGCACGCATTCAGTGCAGAGGAAGTCACAGTACATGAGGAGGGTTAACCCTCCCCACAACTCCTCCAGCCCCCCTGAAAATGCCCCCCATGTGGCAGATAGGCTTCAAAGCAGTCTGCCCTATGtccgcatgggggggggggtagcctgaAAAAGGGAGATGAGGAGACCCCGTCGGTTGCACCTGGTCCATGGGCCAGCTGTTCTGCTCCACCCCAAACAGGATAGCTTGGCACCTAATGCTTCCCTAAGAGTTTCCTGTGCCAAGTCTCTGCTCCCTTCCAGTTGCGAACTGCCTTATTGTTAAACAAGGCCTTGCCTAATGCAACAACTTCCGTGTGTTCTGAACTCGAGCGTTACaaccaggcacacacacacacacaaacacaacgtgctggtttctttctttttttattaaatattttattacaatgaaaagaaatcattaaaatgtacacatttaaatgaaaagaaaaaaagaaaaaagaatttaaCACATTAGAATACATTTGTCAAGTATTGAAAAGAAAGCTGATAAGAAATATAAAGGTATAACACATTACTTTCGAACACAAAATAAAGATCATATCGTAACATGAACCTCCACCACCTTCCACACAGTAGTTGACATTATAATCATTAAATTTCCTGTCTTTCCATATATTTGTACATATCCAACCGGTATACTGCTCTACAcatctgtgcttttaatttttcCGTCTTACAAGGttagtctaaaccaggcacccccaaacttcggccctccagatgttttggactacaactcccatctcccccgaccactggtcctgttagctagggatcatgggagttgtaggccaaaacatctggagggccgcagtttggggatgcctggtctaaacataGCCATGTTTTATTTCCCATGTCCGATTTcattaaatattcatttaaacagtcCCAACGTGCTGGTTTCTGTTCTCCACAGATTCTCCTTCCGaggctccagctgctttggggtcCCCCACAGAGTGTGGGCTTCTCCCACCGGGTGATGGATGCGCCAGAGGGGCCGCCGTCACCGTGTCGAGGAAGCAAACCTGGGCCAAGTTTGCTTGGAGCAGCCAGGAAGACCCTCGCAGCAGGAAGCTGAGCCAGAGTTCCCCAAGTGCTGCACAGGCACCTGCTGACCTGGGCGAAGCGCTGTCCCCGGAGAGCCACCCCCACATCGGCTCAGCGGCAACTGGGCCCAAGGAAGCCGCCGCTGAACCATTGGTCGGCCAAGCAGAGGCCCGCACCTCCAGCATCGGCGCCAAGTGCAGTGGCCAGGGGGCCTACCTGCAGAGCCTGGAGAGAAGCAGCCGCCACTGGGTGCTCTCGTCGGGGAAGACGCAGGGGGCAGAAGAGCCGACGGCCGGCTCCAGCACGGAGCAGAAGGAGCCCAGCGTGCTCTGCAGCAGCGAAGGGGATATCTGGTACAATCCCATCCCGGAGGATGAGGACCTGCAGCTCCCCAACCTTGGCAAGAGGTGGGGCAGCGGCGCTGAGAACAGGAGCAGGAAGGGGAAGCCAAGGGAGGCCAAGGCTGCAGGCGAGGGTCTCCACCTGGCTGGCTCGCAGCAGGCAGGTGGGGATGGTTTGCGGACTTCGCCGAGCCATGCAAGGCCAGCAAAGCAAGCAGAGGAGCCAAACAGCAGCCACCAGTCCCGGGCCTTTGGTGAGAGATCATTTTTCTAAGACCATCCCCATGTTTTTACCATAGGGGTAGGAGAGCTGTCAGATTCCAGCCCCCATCGGAGCCTGCAAGCATTGGCCGATGGTTTACAGCATCACTTCTccatatttccccctcccccctgctgccttacagggtggatttgatttaaatcaaatcgattgaAATcatgagggagccggcgtttgtccgcagactgcttccgggtcatgtggccagcatgacaaagctgcttctggcgaaccagagacgcgcacggaaacgccatttaccttcccgccggagtggtccctatttatctacttgcactttgatgtgctttcgaactgctaggtgggcaggagctgggaccgagcaacgggagctcaccccgttgcagggattcgaactgctgaccttctgatcagcaagccctagactctgtggtttaacccacagcgccacctgggtccgatttattaaataaactagtggatttcagcccgtttaaaaacgggcgctagaggaagcggcctgccgggtcggcacccagcagcgctgcacgaagcaccgggggactggtggcggggaaggcagacaggcaggcaggcgcttgctctcttgcctgcctgcattccccaccgcctgtcacacgaagatcggcggccgctgcttgccggggcttgccaaccccggcaaacagtgcccgccgatcttcggctctgtcccccgatgcgctacggctcggggaagcaggcagcttcccgggctgttgctgtctccctgcctgcatccccaaaccaaagcgcgTGGGGGActgagccgaattgcggcgcgggggggggggattttcgcacttcggctcggggactggcttggcggtggggggaagaaggggaggaatttctccccttcttcccgccaccgccaagccagtccacggggggggggggggttgcgccgtttgccttccccccagggggaggcaaacggcgaaaagcacccgctgCGCCGCACTTCgactcggggactggcttggcggcggcgggaaaaaggggaggaattcctccccttcttcccgccgccgccaagccaaagccggcttccctcggcgcccgctgccgcttcggcttcctcgggttccccgaggaagcgccgtcccatgccggcggtgtgcggcaaggctgccggggggggggagcgcttctctcccccgccgcctcaccgtgcacctccagcatgagactgggcttcggagcggcggttggcggagcggcggttggctgttccctgtgtccctggttgtctctccgtccaatccctgtgtccctggcgcacatgcgcagtaccccagggacacacggggcagcttggacgcagggacaacttggactttatatatagataaatcctatttaatttttttaaaaaatcattgatttttatccaccctgtgctTCACCCATcgcctcccccccttctcctggcCCCATGGCCTCCCAGCCCCATTCTTATGGCACTTCTCCTTTCTCATCATCAGGGCCAAATTAACTGCCCCTCCGGCACAGTTGTCCCAGAGCAGCTAGCCAGGTAGCCTCAGGGCACCATGTGAGTTTCATTCCTCTGACACTGGCGAATCCCACACCAGGGTTTTGACGTGGAACCGCTCTGGGATGAATCACTTGCCCTGATTTATCAGGAAGGCTTTGCTGCTCAGCCCCTCTGGCGCTTCCCTTTCCCAGCCTTCCTTTCGGCTTGATGTCTCACTGCCAGGGAGCTGCCCTACTGCCCTTGTGTCTTCCCCACAGTCCCAGCCTGGCAGCTGCCAGTTTACATCTTACAGCACCCATTGAGCTACAGGCCAACTCAATCTAAAGCAGATTTTAATAGGCTGCTTTATTGTCCGTTTAGATCAGTGGctcacagagtggctgggactgCCTCCTGCGGGGAGGTGGGGTTTATGGGGGGGCACTAAGAAGCAAGGGGGTGGCGGGGGGCGggactggaggtgtaaatgactaccagactttgaaaagctggtatcactgggtCAGCTTCCTTCACTTCTGCTGAATTAATTAGTTCTGGTCGTATTTTGAACAAATGTGCAATTTGTTGATGCTGCTTGTATTGGTTTGCTTTCTTCCATAGTGGATTGTGTCTGCAGACCTCTCTCCGAATAATGCTTCTTGTGGCGTAGCAGAGGGGCCCCTAGGGacgagtttatggaaccaagggcgTGGTGGCTCAAGATAGTTTGGGAGTCTCTGgtttggattacagtggtaccttgcttcgcaaacttaatccgttccggaatcatagccgtcaactcccggattgaaaaatccgggatcagcagtggcgcggcactggaggtcgcttctgcgcatgtccagacatgcatagaagtgacttccggtgccggcgctgcccaacTTCCGgagcccagacatgggcagcccggcactggaagttgcttctatgcatgtccagacatgcgcagaagtgacttccggtgctggcgctgcccaacttccggtgcccagacatgggcagcccggcactggacgttgcttctatgcatgtccagacatgctcagaagcgacttccggtgccgggctgcctgtgtctgcatgtctgggcaccagaaattgcttctgcgcagacagccgggagccgggacatggccgctggcaggagctgctttctaaatccgggggatttatgggatattaataaattcgggataacagcgggaaacagtaacaaaatacgggggtttcccgcgaaaaacaggagacttggcagctatgtccggatgtccgttccaaaaccaaagcgttccaaaaccaaggcacgctttcccatagaaagtaatgcaaaatggattaatccgttccagacttttaaaaacaacccctaaaacagcaatttaacatgaattctactatctaacgagaccatggatccataaaatgaaggcaataatcaatgtactgtactataaaagaaataagacagtattgtagatgataaaatttaaaattaaattttttcccttacctgcactgatgatagtcattgtttggatggggggggggggcttttatccatttccgcagtcacacaatctatcaatcaatcagtagccgaactgggatccacacagtcacaaaaacgaattaaccgaaaaagcctcaaaaacaaacgtgcaaaataaatagcgaaaacaaaagcgccaaacttaatgcgttccggaagtccgtttgacttcggaaatgtttgaaaaccaaggcgcaacttctggttggtgcaggtgccccagaaacaatagccgacagccgcatcggacgttcggcttccgagaaacgttcgaaaaccggaacacttacttccgggttttcagcgtttgggtaggccaaggtgtttgagtaccaaggtaccactgtatttgtgcatttctttgaatgaatctttattgaGAAGCAGCTGATGCACCTGTCAATAATAACCTTTGCCCGTGAAAATGGTCCTGCGATGCTGAATTGTGGGTTCTTTAGTGCGCGTTGTGTTTGGCTTTGGCATATTCTTCTTTGCAGTGCCGTTGTAACGGAGACTTTGCCCGCGTTGTACCCTCTAGGGGTCTTGGACTAtggcttccaccagccccagtcagaacAGAACCCCAGAGCCCAGCTGCCACTCTTTTCCCCGCCCCCCTCAGTGCCTCGGGGGTGGTACCCACTGGGTGAGTGGCACTTGCTTTGACCTATCTTATACAGTTTCTCTCCGCAGGGAAAGCGGCAGTCGCTAGTGTGGAGCCTGAGGAGAGGGCCGCCGCGGGTGCCGTGCCAGTGGCCCAGAGCCCCAGTGCCCCCAAGAAGGGCCACTCTCTCTCCAAGGCCAAGTCCCCGGGCCCCGTGCGCAGCCTCTCTATGAAGATGAAGAAGCTTCCGGAATTGAGGCGGAAGCTGAGCCTGCGCAGCTCCCGCCACAGAGAGCCAGACGGAGGCCCCTCTCCCAAGGAGTCGGGCAACGTCATCAGCCGCTACCACCTTGACAGCAGCGTGGCTTCCCGGCAGACCCTGGCGCGGGTCAAGGCCACCAGCAAAGGGGGCTACCTGAGCGACGGTGACTCCCCAGACCTCCTGGCGAAGTCTGAGGCCTGCCTGGGTCTCGAAGGGGGGTCCTTCCGGCCGTACAGCTTCACCGAGCAGCCCGGCTGCCTGCAGCACCTGTCCGGCCTGGTCAGTATCCACCTTCTGGGGGTGCAGGACTTCAGGCCCCCCAAGGCTGAAGCGAAGGAGGTCTTCTGCGTCCTACAGGTGGACTCGGTCAACAAAGCCCGCACTGCCCTGCTGCCTTGCCAAGCAGCCTTCCTCAGTCTCAACCATTCCTTCCAGCTGGAGCTCGAGGGCGCCCAGCTCCTCAAAGTCGTGGTCTTCTCATGTGACCCTGCGGCGGGCAAGAACCGAGTCTGCTGCCACGGCTCCATCCTTCTGCCCCATGTTTTCCAAGGTGATTTagtctcttctccccacccccacccctcgctTGAGTTTATAACCCagccttttttctccaaggagctcaaaagtGGCTTGTGTGGTTCTTCCCTCTCCTTATTTaactcccacaacaaccctgtgaggtaggttgggcagagaggcagtgactagcatacctgccaagttcctgctggaaaaataagggatcggcagaccggaagtagcgctgccgccattttggaactgggcggagcatgctcagaagcgactttcaatgctgctctgcccagttccaaaatggccgccgcgccagaaatcgcttctgcgcatgtgcagagactccagacatgcgcagaaggagcctcccccggccggtaagtaaactgggaaaaaacaaaaaatccgttttttcgggtgggaaaaacggggtttcccggggaatatgggagacttggcagctatggtgactagTCCAGATTCacacagtgagtttcatggctgagtggggggtccataccctggtctcccatgtctagtattctaaccactacatcacagtgGTTCTttctgtttaggggagtttttaatgtttgatgttttatcatgtttttaatattctgttgggagccgcccagagtggctagggaaacctcgccagataggcggggtataaacaaacaaacaaacaaacaaacaaacaaacggacaAACAAATAATTATTGTTATTCAGCGGCAGGCGGATAAGTCTGTTTCTAGGGGGGCAAGCAGAGAGGTACTTGTACCTCCCTTGGCATTGATATACTGCATTTATATAGAGCAGGACCCTCAACAAAGGCCAGCAAAATAATTCCTGCAAATAACTCTCCATTGTATTTTCAACAGTGacagcctaccccccccccaaaaaagggacaataagaaagtaagaaaatggaaaaagaaaataattcaggGCTAGattgaagaggaatggtggggactggGTCCCTCTTCTCCTGAATCTTCCTGAGaacaggagggcagtatagatttgcaacagtggtttgcagaagggcatagttcaaaGGCTgtagaggggagaagctgggaaatattgggagaggaacagcaggaagaagaagcagcaccaggggagagacagctgacagactcggtgtctttagaaagcattcctgatcccccttctcccaggaccaggcgtgCATTaagagtagtagaacagagaactcagaggcagaacAGCTGGTGCATTGATGACGTGgaataggagagacggagggggtgggacttacTCGGAGCAACACATTTTCTAAGAgagactgcattccttcatctctctctgtgaatattgaataatgtacttggtaagaactctccttgtttatctgcttcttggctgcctctgtgggagggataggattcctGGAAGCCTGACATTTTGGCTGTGGGGCTTGGGGGAGGGTGGATTTGAACTGGTGAAGCCAGACCAGGTAATGTGTTGCCCCTGTATGTGGGCTGAGATCACCTTGCTGGCTGGAGGCGATGATTAGCCTGGGTCACAGAAGGTCCAAGTTTGGGCCAAACATGACCGGGTGGGGAGTGGTGGCAGATTAtgtggcaggagggggagagggcagatCCAGATGTGAGCAGAGACCCTGTTttctgtccaaggtgctgaagtGCCTGGGCAGGCCTCTTCCATGCTTGTTGCTTGACAAAGACGGATGTCAATGGAGCTGACCTGATGGTGTGGCTTTGCCaagaggaagggtgggggtggagttgaGAGACCAGACCATCCTCACAGCATTTCTCTTGGCTGCCCCTCCTTCCAGGTTGCAGAAGCCAACAGCTTGCCATGCAGTTGGAGCCACAAGGCCTCCTCTACATCAAACTCACCCTGGTAGACCAGTGGGATCCAGCCAGCAACGAACGGGAGCCCCAAGTCTTCGGCGTGAAGCTGAGCCAGCTGGTGGAGAGGGAAGGAGCTGCCATCAAAGTGCCACTGCTGATCCAGAAGTGTGTTGCCCAGATTGAAAAACGAGGGTTAAAggtaaatgctctctctctctctctctctccccatccaccCATCTCCACTCGACCTAGGCTCTTCCCAGAAGGCATAGCATGGGCTATTAAGGGCAGAAACTTAATCTTTGCAAATTTTTGTCAGTGAGGAGTCTTAAAAATACGTTTTTGGGTGTAAGGAAATCAAATCTgctttatttttgtgattggacaatgTTTAGTTTGGTAGGTCTACATTTGATTAAGAAGCAAATAAACTGTTCTTGGAAAACTGAAGGATTTTGATTTTACCTTCTGAAAGTGCCAGGGAATGTAAAATACAGTATGCtttataaataatactaatattaatatGAAATAATAGCAAGTATTAGGCAATTTTAATGATTTCTgtgtatagtcgtaccttggaagtcaaacggaatctgttccggaagtccgttcgacttccaaaacattcggaaaccaaagcgtggcttttgattggctgcaggaagccctgtcggacgttcggcttccgaaaaccattcgcaaaccagaacagtcacttctgggttggtGGCGTTCAGGAGCTAAAAcctttgggaactaagctgttcgaaatccaaggtacgactgtacttcgaTACACATTTTATTAACCAAATGAAACTAAATTGATTTAACCGAAATATATTTTGGATTCCCAAGTCacgttacaactttttagcacccctcacaTTTGGAATTTGAAAGATGAAAAACTCGGCATGCCCTAATGCACTACTGAACCTGCCGGGGAAATGTCTTAAGCCAATGGGCCACagacctcctccctctctcccaggcTTTCCTGCAGCCAGGTCACCCAGGCTATGGAGCAGCCCTCTGGAGAGGGGGCCCTTTTGCCCAAGTGACCGGCtgtgtcctgcttgtaggttgtGGGCCTGTATCGCTTGTGTGGCTCAGCGGCAGTGAAAAAGGAGTTGCGTGATGCTTTTGAGCGGGACAGCACTGCCGTGGTGCTCTCCGAGGACCTCTATCCAGACATCAATGTCGTTACAGGTCAGTGCCCTTAACCCCCAACTTCGTAGTCTTCCCTGTGGGCCCTGCAGATACCAAACTCTGGCTGCTCTGCAGTCTCTTTGGGGGACAGGAAGAGACACATCTATGCAGCTGTGCCTCCTgtctatgtgagtgcctggaggtggttggaggatggatggcggctaacagattgagattgaatcctgacaagacagaagtactgtttgtgggggacaggaggcgggcaggtgtggaggactccctggtcctgaatggggtaactgtgcccctgaaggaccaggtgcgcagcctgggagtcattctggactcacagctgtccatggaggtgcaggtcaattctgtgtccagggaagctgtttatcagctccatctggtacgcaggctgagaccctacctgcctgcggactgtctcgccagagtggtgcatgctctagttatctctcacttggactactgcaatgcgctctatgtggggctacctttgaaggtgaccgggaaactacaactaatccagaatgcggcagctagactggtgactgggagtggccgccgagaccacataacaccggtctttaaagatctacattggctcccaattcaaagtgttggtgctgacctttaaagccctaaacggcctcggtccagtatacctgaaggagcatctccacccccattgttctgcccagtcactgaggtccagcgccgagggccttctggcggttccctcactacgagaagccaagttacagggaaccaggcagagggctttctcggcagtggcacccaccctgtggaatgccctcccaccagaggtcgaagagaacaactaccagacctttggaaggcatctcaaggcagccctgtttagggaagcttttaatgtttgatggatttctgtattttaatattttgttggaagccgcccagagcggctgggggaacccggccagatgggcggggtataaataaattattattattattattattattattattattattattattattattattattattattattattatctgctccTGGCTGGAGATACTGGCAGGCACTCCTGGTTTTATACTGCTTCCAAAGTCAATAATGGTCCTTTATCCGCAAAATTGCCTTGCTCCCTATTTGCATGGATTTTGACTTCTGGGGGGCAGGTGTTTTTGAAGGGACAACGAGGGAGTCCTCATGGGCACCGCATTCCTCTGCAGCCCTTAATACTTCTGACCGAACCTCAAGTGCTCCCAAGGGCTCAGGGCGGTGTGCATGTGATGTTGGAGAAGTGGTCTCATGGCAGATGTTGGCAGGCCTGCAGTGTGGCGGGGCTTTTCTGAGAAGGCAGAATCTGCCATTCATTAGGATCATgggaaggggcaaggggaggCAAGCTCCAAATCCTAAGCATTGGAAAGGAACTCagaggtccatagctgccaagtctcccgtattccccgggaaacccccgtttttccagctgtccccagtttattctggcgcggcggccattttggaactgggtggagcatgcacagaagcgacttttgatgctgctctgcccagttccaaaatggctgcagcgcgacttctggtgtggcggccattttggaactgggcacagcagcatcaaaagtcacttctgagcatgctctgcccagttccaaaatggcggcagctctacttccggtatgctactttcggcccggtcccttatttttcagagaggaacttggcaggtatagaggtcatccagcccagccccgatgCAGGATGCAACTACACCATCCCTGACTGGTGGCCATCCAGGCTTTGCCTAAGCGCCTCGAGCGAAGGggagcccccccttccgccccCCCTATGTCAAGCAACCCGGACGGTTTTGGATGGTTTCTCTGACGGTTTCTCCATTGGTTTTGCTACCCTGCCATTTCCACCTGTTGGTTCTCTTCCCGCTCTCTGGAGCTCCAGAGATGGTGAGGTGAGACGTGAGGCAAGAATCTCCCTggcacagggagagagggagagtttgAGAGGTTTATGAGCAGAGGGCCAGGAACTGGCAAACCCCGTGGAAATGGGGGTGCCTTGAAgtgcatatatataaaaatagttttaataaaaataaatcagaaccaTATCGTCCTTCTGTTTCAGTCTGGAAGAGCAGCTGTGTAGGTCTGTAGCAATAAAGGGGTCTGGCCTGGCCCCTTTCcagccctcctgcctccccccacccagccctGTGTTTCAGCCTGTGGATCCGTCACCCTCACAGTCCTCCCTCTTTGAAGGAAGCTTTCGCCTGAAAATGTCCCTGATGATGGGATAGGGcagtttaaggcaggcataggcaaccttggctctccagatgttttggaactacaactcccatgatccctagctaacagggccagtggtcatgggagttgtagttccaaaacacctggagagccaagggtgcctatgcctggtttaaggtgTGGCAAGAACTGCTCTCTCAGAACCATGATGACAAGAGCCCTCTCTGGTAAGGACTGAGGAATGACTCTGGGAGG
This window harbors:
- the SYDE1 gene encoding rho GTPase-activating protein SYDE1, whose translation is MAQPLLRKTFSRLRGKERLGRKKAAQRKEPDSPSEAPAALGSPTECGLLPPGDGCARGAAVTVSRKQTWAKFAWSSQEDPRSRKLSQSSPSAAQAPADLGEALSPESHPHIGSAATGPKEAAAEPLVGQAEARTSSIGAKCSGQGAYLQSLERSSRHWVLSSGKTQGAEEPTAGSSTEQKEPSVLCSSEGDIWYNPIPEDEDLQLPNLGKRWGSGAENRSRKGKPREAKAAGEGLHLAGSQQAGGDGLRTSPSHARPAKQAEEPNSSHQSRAFGKAAVASVEPEERAAAGAVPVAQSPSAPKKGHSLSKAKSPGPVRSLSMKMKKLPELRRKLSLRSSRHREPDGGPSPKESGNVISRYHLDSSVASRQTLARVKATSKGGYLSDGDSPDLLAKSEACLGLEGGSFRPYSFTEQPGCLQHLSGLVSIHLLGVQDFRPPKAEAKEVFCVLQVDSVNKARTALLPCQAAFLSLNHSFQLELEGAQLLKVVVFSCDPAAGKNRVCCHGSILLPHVFQGCRSQQLAMQLEPQGLLYIKLTLVDQWDPASNEREPQVFGVKLSQLVEREGAAIKVPLLIQKCVAQIEKRGLKVVGLYRLCGSAAVKKELRDAFERDSTAVVLSEDLYPDINVVTGILKDYLRELPTPLITDPLYQVVLEAMSNRAAGQEAKEAATTALLDCLPEAEKATLTMLLDHLSQVAAFHAFNRMNAQNLAVCFGPVLLSQGAAGPGPCGPSRRHHRTIASTMDFKHHIEVLHYLLQAWPAPRGVTEEEGECPLPIKPPQRHCRPPLDLPLLQTTVVARSRPRGLESPPSNRYAGDWSVCEQQFSAGPRPGGDTDYDEVAGSESDNEEDNREVTLPHHNRAVFVGDFALVEDPEAPFSARLNLKDFDALILDLERELSKQINVCL